A window from Streptomyces subrutilus encodes these proteins:
- a CDS encoding 4'-phosphopantetheinyl transferase family protein — MIERVNQLGSDAPESGGLPRGRSVAVWSLDTTLRRVGGRAVDGAWTVLDAGERDRAERLVRAADRQRYLASHLGLRILLGGCLGLAPEEVSLVREDCPCCGGPHGRPAVAGGAVHFSLSHSGNLAYFAFAGTPVGVDVEETPGASAMADVLSSLHPDETAELTALPGPERRAALGRLWSRKEAYLKGTGTGLAKGLADPYIGAAPAPGPLPGWTLTDLPAPAGYAAALAVADPAPGRSRTG; from the coding sequence GTGATCGAGCGCGTGAACCAACTCGGCAGTGACGCACCGGAGAGCGGCGGGCTCCCCCGGGGCCGGAGCGTGGCCGTCTGGTCCCTGGACACCACGCTGCGCCGGGTCGGGGGCCGCGCGGTCGACGGCGCGTGGACGGTGCTCGACGCGGGCGAACGGGACCGGGCGGAGCGGCTGGTGCGCGCCGCCGACCGGCAGCGTTACCTCGCCTCGCACCTGGGGCTGCGGATCCTGCTCGGCGGCTGCCTGGGGCTGGCTCCCGAAGAGGTGTCCCTGGTACGGGAGGACTGCCCGTGCTGCGGCGGTCCGCACGGCCGTCCCGCCGTGGCCGGCGGCGCGGTCCACTTCTCCCTGTCCCACAGCGGCAACCTGGCCTACTTCGCCTTCGCCGGGACCCCGGTCGGCGTGGACGTCGAGGAGACCCCGGGCGCGTCCGCCATGGCGGACGTGCTGAGCAGCCTGCACCCGGACGAGACGGCCGAACTGACCGCGCTGCCCGGGCCGGAGCGGCGCGCGGCCCTCGGTCGCCTCTGGTCCCGCAAGGAGGCCTACCTCAAGGGCACCGGCACCGGCCTGGCCAAGGGGCTGGCGGACCCGTACATCGGCGCCGCTCCCGCCCCCGGCCCCCTCCCGGGCTGGACCCTGACGGACCTCCCCGCCCCCGCGGGCTACGCGGCCGCGCTCGCCGTGGCCGACCCCGCCCCCGGGCGGAGCCGGACGGGCTGA
- a CDS encoding WxL protein peptidoglycan domain-containing protein encodes MRARASSTRTGGRRAPQRPAPRTGTGVHRLYGLLAVLLLLGAGLVLPAGGARAADNGTWGVFPTPPAGAALSDRAYFFHQGEAGSTVADSVTIVNSSDRDLTFRVFATDAVNTPSGGAFALLPVEERPADLGRWIVLPAEMAQPLTVPAKGRKDVPFTVKVPGDATPGDHVGGIVVLGTAVEGVRQEGGVRVGVKRSVGARLYFRVPGPLTPGLSVEDVRVNRSAPLLPWVHDARATVSYALVNRGNVVVEPTVTVSARGLFGRGVLDRPARELKVSLLPGQRVELTEDWPDAPQSDRVTVRVRAGAAAHPDLVSESEVAFLAVPWPAVGVLLVLAGAGAGLWALRRGRRARAAADRPAPAPDPAGAR; translated from the coding sequence GTGAGAGCGAGAGCGAGTAGTACGCGCACGGGCGGCCGACGGGCCCCGCAACGGCCCGCGCCCCGCACCGGCACCGGCGTCCACCGCCTGTACGGCCTGCTCGCCGTCCTCCTGCTGCTGGGCGCGGGCCTGGTCCTGCCGGCCGGTGGCGCGCGGGCCGCGGACAACGGCACCTGGGGGGTCTTCCCGACCCCGCCGGCCGGTGCGGCGCTCTCCGACCGGGCGTACTTCTTCCACCAGGGCGAGGCCGGCAGCACCGTCGCCGACAGCGTGACGATCGTCAACTCCTCCGACCGCGACCTGACCTTCCGGGTCTTCGCCACCGATGCCGTGAACACGCCCTCGGGCGGGGCGTTCGCACTGCTACCGGTGGAGGAGCGGCCCGCGGACCTCGGCCGGTGGATCGTCCTGCCGGCGGAGATGGCGCAGCCGCTGACCGTGCCGGCCAAGGGCCGCAAGGACGTCCCGTTCACCGTGAAGGTCCCGGGGGACGCGACGCCGGGCGACCACGTCGGCGGGATCGTGGTGCTGGGCACCGCGGTGGAGGGGGTGCGCCAGGAGGGCGGGGTCCGGGTCGGGGTGAAGCGTTCGGTGGGCGCCCGGCTCTACTTCCGGGTGCCGGGGCCGCTGACCCCGGGGCTGAGCGTGGAGGACGTACGGGTCAACCGGTCGGCGCCGCTGCTGCCGTGGGTCCACGATGCCCGCGCCACCGTCTCGTACGCGCTGGTCAACCGGGGGAACGTGGTGGTCGAGCCCACGGTGACGGTCTCGGCCCGGGGGCTGTTCGGGCGCGGGGTGCTGGACCGGCCCGCCCGGGAGCTGAAGGTGTCCCTGCTGCCGGGGCAGCGCGTCGAGCTGACCGAGGACTGGCCGGACGCCCCGCAGTCGGACCGGGTGACGGTCCGCGTCCGGGCCGGTGCCGCGGCCCACCCCGACCTGGTCTCCGAGTCCGAGGTGGCGTTCCTCGCCGTGCCGTGGCCGGCCGTCGGGGTGCTCCTGGTGCTCGCGGGCGCCGGGGCCGGGCTGTGGGCGCTGCGCCGCGGGCGCCGGGCCCGCGCCGCGGCGGACCGTCCCGCACCGGCCCCGGACCCGGCCGGGGCGCGCTGA
- the iolD gene encoding 3D-(3,5/4)-trihydroxycyclohexane-1,2-dione acylhydrolase (decyclizing) — translation MKLTVAQALVRFLAAQYTERDGRRHRLIAATWGIFGHGNVAGLGQALLEAGQDTMPFLQGRNEQAMVHAAVGYARQCGRLSAHAVTTSIGPGATNLVTGAALATINRIPVLLLPGDTFATRPADPVLQQLEVPYAGDVSVNDTLRPVSRYFDRVTRPEALIPAALQAVRVLTDPVQTGAVTLALPQDVQAQAHDWPEEFFAERTWGVRRPRPDRGELARAAEAVRTAERPLIVAGGGVRHSGAQAALAAFAEVTGIPVAVTQAGKGVLPHGHPADVGAIGHTGTAVADGLAREADLVIAAGTRLTDFTTASATLFRHPAVRFTGLNLDPYDAHKLAARPLVADAREGLDALREAVRGHRVDPAYEAAYRRGAADWQERVERAWAVPAAEEELPPTQAQVLGLLDALVDGTDILVNAAGSLPGDLHRLWRARSADQYHVEYGYSCMGYEIPAAIGVALAAPGRPVWALVGDGTYLMNPTEIVTAVQEGVPLRLVVLDNHGYASIGGLSASVGGEGFATGYRFRAADGAYTGDPLPVDLAANAASLGMAVIRARTVRDLREALAQARSAGRPTCVYVQTRTPDTVSGPPPAQAWWDVPVAETATRKAAAEARDEYDRQAAQRRRHL, via the coding sequence ATGAAACTCACCGTCGCGCAGGCCCTCGTCCGCTTCCTCGCCGCGCAGTACACCGAACGCGACGGCCGGCGCCACCGCCTGATCGCCGCCACCTGGGGCATCTTCGGGCACGGCAACGTCGCCGGCCTCGGCCAGGCCCTGCTGGAGGCCGGCCAGGACACCATGCCGTTCCTCCAGGGACGCAACGAGCAGGCCATGGTGCACGCCGCCGTCGGCTACGCCCGCCAGTGCGGCCGGCTCTCCGCGCACGCCGTCACCACCTCCATCGGGCCCGGCGCCACCAACCTCGTCACCGGCGCCGCGCTCGCCACGATCAACCGGATCCCGGTGCTCCTGCTGCCCGGCGACACCTTCGCCACCCGGCCCGCCGACCCCGTGCTCCAGCAGCTGGAGGTGCCGTACGCGGGGGACGTGTCCGTCAACGACACCCTGCGGCCCGTCTCCCGCTACTTCGACCGGGTCACCCGCCCCGAGGCCCTGATCCCGGCCGCGCTCCAGGCCGTACGGGTGCTCACCGACCCCGTGCAGACCGGCGCCGTCACCCTGGCGCTGCCGCAGGACGTGCAGGCGCAGGCCCACGACTGGCCCGAGGAGTTCTTCGCCGAGCGGACCTGGGGCGTGCGCCGGCCCCGGCCCGACCGCGGCGAGCTGGCCCGGGCCGCCGAGGCCGTACGCACCGCCGAGCGGCCGCTGATCGTCGCGGGCGGGGGCGTCCGGCACAGCGGGGCGCAGGCCGCCCTCGCCGCGTTCGCCGAGGTCACCGGCATCCCGGTCGCGGTCACCCAGGCGGGCAAGGGCGTCCTGCCGCACGGCCACCCCGCCGACGTGGGGGCCATCGGCCACACGGGGACGGCCGTCGCGGACGGACTGGCGCGGGAGGCGGACCTGGTCATCGCGGCCGGCACCCGGCTGACCGACTTCACCACCGCCTCCGCGACGCTCTTCCGGCACCCGGCCGTCCGGTTCACCGGCCTCAACCTCGACCCGTACGACGCCCACAAGCTCGCCGCCCGCCCCCTCGTCGCCGACGCGCGCGAGGGGCTCGACGCCCTCCGCGAGGCCGTCCGAGGCCACCGCGTGGACCCCGCGTACGAGGCGGCGTACCGGCGGGGAGCGGCCGACTGGCAGGAGCGCGTCGAGCGGGCCTGGGCGGTGCCCGCCGCCGAGGAGGAGCTGCCGCCCACCCAGGCGCAGGTCCTCGGGCTCCTCGACGCGCTGGTCGACGGCACCGACATCCTCGTCAACGCGGCCGGCTCCCTGCCCGGCGACCTCCACCGGCTGTGGCGGGCCCGCTCCGCGGACCAGTACCACGTCGAGTACGGCTACTCCTGCATGGGCTACGAGATCCCGGCCGCGATCGGGGTGGCGCTGGCCGCGCCCGGCCGCCCCGTGTGGGCGCTGGTCGGCGACGGCACGTACCTGATGAACCCGACCGAGATCGTCACCGCCGTGCAGGAGGGCGTCCCGCTCAGGCTGGTCGTCCTCGACAACCACGGCTACGCCTCCATCGGCGGCCTGTCGGCGTCGGTCGGCGGCGAGGGCTTCGCCACCGGGTACCGCTTCCGGGCGGCGGACGGCGCGTACACCGGAGATCCCCTCCCGGTGGACCTCGCGGCCAACGCGGCCTCGCTCGGGATGGCCGTGATCCGCGCCCGTACCGTCCGTGACCTGCGCGAAGCCCTCGCGCAGGCGCGCTCGGCAGGGCGTCCCACATGTGTCTACGTACAGACCCGAACGCCCGACACTGTGTCGGGCCCGCCCCCCGCACAGGCGTGGTGGGATGTTCCTGTGGCCGAGACCGCGACCCGCAAGGCGGCGGCCGAGGCACGTGACGAGTACGACCGGCAAGCCGCGCAGCGACGTCGCCATCTGTGA
- a CDS encoding CoA-acylating methylmalonate-semialdehyde dehydrogenase, with product MKTVNHWIGGTTVEGASGNYGPVTDPATGAVTTRVALASAEEVDRAVRIAQEAFVSWGQSSLAARTKVLFAYRALLDANRDAIAELITAEHGKVHSDALGEVARGLEIVELACGITTQLKGELSTSVSNRVDVSSIRQPIGVVAGITPFNFPAMVPMWMFPLAVACGNTFILKPSEKDPSAANKLAELMTEAGLPAGVLNVVHGDKVAVDALLAHPGVAAVSFVGSTPIARHIHTTASANGKRVQALGGAKNHMLVLPDADLDAAADAAVSAAYGSAGERCMAISAVVAVGAIADTLVEKIRERAEKIKVGPGNDPTSEMGPLITAAHRDKVASYVKGAAAQGADVVLDGTGYTVEGKEDGHWIGLSLLDNVKTDSDAYRDEIFGPVLCVLRTDTYEEGVALINASPFGNGTAIFTRDGGAARRFQLEIQAGMVGVNVPIPVPVGYHSFGGWKDSLFGDHHIYGNDGIHFYTRGKVVTTRWPDPSDAPAGVDLGFPTSR from the coding sequence ATGAAGACCGTCAACCACTGGATCGGTGGCACGACCGTCGAGGGCGCGTCGGGCAACTACGGCCCGGTCACCGACCCGGCCACCGGCGCGGTCACCACCCGGGTCGCCCTGGCCTCCGCCGAGGAGGTCGACCGGGCGGTACGGATCGCCCAGGAGGCCTTCGTCTCGTGGGGGCAGTCCTCGCTGGCCGCCCGCACCAAGGTGCTGTTCGCCTACCGCGCGCTGCTGGACGCCAACCGTGACGCCATCGCCGAGCTGATCACCGCCGAGCACGGCAAGGTCCACTCGGACGCCCTGGGCGAGGTGGCGCGCGGCCTGGAGATCGTCGAGCTGGCCTGCGGGATCACCACCCAGCTCAAGGGCGAGCTGTCCACGTCCGTCTCCAACCGGGTGGACGTCTCCTCGATCCGCCAGCCGATCGGCGTGGTCGCGGGCATCACCCCGTTCAACTTCCCGGCGATGGTGCCGATGTGGATGTTCCCGCTGGCCGTGGCCTGCGGCAACACCTTCATCCTCAAGCCCAGCGAGAAGGACCCCTCGGCCGCCAACAAGCTGGCCGAGCTGATGACCGAAGCCGGCCTGCCGGCGGGCGTGCTGAACGTGGTCCACGGCGACAAGGTGGCCGTGGACGCGCTGCTGGCCCACCCCGGCGTCGCGGCCGTCTCCTTCGTCGGCTCCACGCCGATCGCCCGCCACATCCACACCACCGCCTCCGCCAACGGCAAGCGGGTCCAGGCGCTCGGCGGCGCCAAGAACCACATGCTGGTCCTGCCGGACGCCGACCTGGACGCGGCCGCCGACGCGGCGGTCTCGGCCGCGTACGGCTCGGCCGGCGAGCGCTGCATGGCGATCTCCGCGGTGGTCGCGGTCGGCGCCATCGCCGACACCCTCGTCGAGAAGATCCGCGAGCGCGCCGAGAAGATCAAGGTCGGCCCCGGCAACGACCCGACGTCCGAGATGGGCCCGCTGATCACCGCCGCCCACCGCGACAAGGTCGCCTCCTACGTCAAGGGCGCCGCCGCCCAGGGCGCGGACGTGGTGCTGGACGGCACCGGCTACACGGTCGAGGGCAAGGAGGACGGCCACTGGATCGGCCTCTCGCTGCTCGACAACGTCAAGACCGACTCGGACGCCTACCGCGACGAGATCTTCGGCCCGGTCCTGTGCGTCCTGCGCACCGATACCTACGAGGAGGGCGTGGCCCTCATCAACGCCTCGCCGTTCGGCAACGGCACCGCGATCTTCACCCGCGACGGCGGCGCCGCCCGCCGCTTCCAGCTGGAGATCCAGGCGGGCATGGTCGGCGTCAACGTGCCGATCCCGGTGCCGGTGGGCTACCACTCCTTCGGAGGCTGGAAGGACTCGCTCTTCGGCGACCACCACATCTACGGCAACGACGGCATCCACTTCTACACCCGCGGCAAGGTCGTCACCACCCGCTGGCCGGACCCCTCGGACGCCCCCGCGGGCGTGGATCTGGGCTTCCCGACGTCTCGATAA
- a CDS encoding histone deacetylase, which translates to MSAVHTVDAARYAGSPPERVWYTSYGSNMHLDRLACYLAGGTPRGAAADHPGHPGCRDHRAPERSVPVELAGRLYFATRSPVWAGGRALYDPSAPGRMRGRAHLVTAEQFCDIAAQEMYREPGTDLDLTGVLGTGRASLGPGRYETLICCGVLEGLPVLTFTAPWAMGEVEWVGPSAAYVRYLAAGLLEAGPWDERSIGRYLARCPGAAGLWSAERIADLLVAG; encoded by the coding sequence ATGAGCGCGGTGCACACGGTGGACGCGGCCCGATACGCCGGGAGCCCGCCGGAGCGGGTCTGGTACACCTCGTACGGCTCGAACATGCACCTGGACCGCCTGGCCTGCTACCTCGCCGGGGGCACCCCCCGGGGCGCGGCCGCGGACCATCCCGGCCACCCCGGCTGCCGCGACCACCGCGCTCCGGAGCGGTCGGTGCCGGTCGAGCTGGCCGGCCGGCTGTACTTCGCCACGCGCTCCCCGGTGTGGGCGGGCGGCCGGGCCCTCTACGACCCGTCCGCGCCGGGCCGGATGCGCGGGCGGGCCCACCTGGTGACGGCGGAGCAGTTCTGCGACATCGCGGCGCAGGAGATGTACCGGGAGCCGGGCACGGACCTCGACCTGACCGGCGTACTGGGCACGGGACGGGCTTCGTTGGGGCCGGGCCGGTACGAGACGCTGATCTGCTGCGGCGTGCTGGAGGGGCTGCCGGTGCTGACGTTCACTGCGCCGTGGGCCATGGGCGAGGTGGAGTGGGTCGGGCCGTCCGCCGCGTACGTCCGGTACCTCGCGGCGGGCCTGCTGGAGGCGGGGCCGTGGGACGAGCGGTCCATCGGCCGTTACCTCGCGCGGTGTCCGGGCGCCGCGGGGCTGTGGAGCGCGGAGCGGATCGCGGACCTGCTGGTGGCGGGCTGA
- a CDS encoding S8 family peptidase — MTSTTPRPEGAHRRLPLRAAVLRPAVLLPAAALLAGLTTAAAPPRAVGAAAPTARYVVVLKDTSARAPARALADEAARSGDRVGEVYDTAVNGFAVRTTAARAAALAADPRVASVEPDAEFRTTDTQPAAPWPLDRIDQRALPLDGSYTYAAKAEGVTVYVVDTGINLAHQEFGGRARSGYTAVFFETSGDCDGHGTHVAATAGGATYGVAKGVSLVSVKVADCRGRGRLSGILGGLEWMVKDAVAKPTAPAVANMSMGGTPSRALDAAVTRAVAAGITFTAAAGNQGKDACAGSPARVPQAVTVAATDAQDRWAGFSNHGRCVDLAAPGVGVVSAWKGAATATARASGTSMAAPHAAGVAALILAGGVARTPDQVARALVRGAVPDRITGAPAGTANLLLHVPVER, encoded by the coding sequence ATGACCTCCACCACGCCCCGGCCCGAGGGTGCGCACCGCCGGCTCCCGCTGCGCGCCGCCGTCCTGCGCCCCGCCGTCCTCCTCCCGGCCGCCGCGCTCCTGGCCGGCCTCACCACGGCGGCGGCCCCGCCGCGGGCCGTCGGCGCGGCCGCCCCGACGGCCCGCTACGTCGTCGTCCTCAAGGACACCTCCGCGCGCGCCCCGGCGCGCGCCCTCGCCGACGAGGCGGCGCGGTCCGGCGACCGGGTGGGCGAGGTCTACGACACGGCCGTGAACGGTTTCGCCGTCCGCACCACCGCCGCCCGGGCCGCCGCCCTCGCCGCCGACCCCCGGGTGGCCTCCGTCGAGCCGGACGCCGAGTTCCGCACCACCGACACGCAGCCCGCCGCCCCCTGGCCGCTGGACCGGATCGACCAGCGCGCCCTGCCGCTGGACGGTTCGTACACGTACGCCGCGAAGGCCGAGGGTGTCACCGTCTACGTCGTGGACACCGGGATCAACCTCGCGCACCAGGAGTTCGGCGGGCGTGCCCGCAGCGGGTACACCGCGGTGTTCTTCGAGACCTCCGGCGACTGCGACGGCCACGGCACGCACGTCGCGGCGACCGCGGGCGGGGCGACGTACGGGGTGGCGAAGGGCGTGTCCCTGGTGTCGGTGAAGGTGGCCGACTGCCGGGGCCGCGGCCGGCTCTCGGGCATCCTCGGCGGCCTGGAGTGGATGGTGAAGGACGCCGTCGCCAAGCCCACCGCGCCGGCGGTCGCGAACATGAGCATGGGCGGGACGCCCAGCCGCGCCCTCGACGCGGCGGTGACCCGGGCGGTCGCCGCCGGGATCACCTTCACGGCCGCCGCCGGCAACCAGGGCAAGGACGCCTGCGCCGGCTCCCCGGCCCGCGTCCCGCAGGCCGTGACGGTCGCCGCGACCGATGCGCAGGACCGGTGGGCGGGTTTCTCCAACCACGGCCGGTGCGTGGACCTGGCCGCGCCGGGGGTGGGCGTGGTGTCGGCGTGGAAGGGCGCGGCGACGGCCACGGCGAGGGCCTCGGGCACCTCGATGGCCGCCCCGCACGCGGCGGGCGTCGCGGCGCTGATCCTGGCGGGGGGTGTCGCGCGGACGCCGGACCAGGTCGCCCGCGCCCTCGTGCGGGGCGCCGTGCCCGACCGGATCACCGGCGCACCGGCGGGCACCGCGAACCTGCTGCTGCACGTGCCGGTCGAGCGCTGA
- the iolC gene encoding 5-dehydro-2-deoxygluconokinase translates to MGRIGVDLYPLTTGVPLAEADTFGKFLGGSPSNVAVAAARLGRRVAVVTRTGADPFGTYLRAELRRFGVDDRWTTEVAGLPTPLTFCEVFPPDRFPLYFYRLPKAPDLEISAHELDLPAIRAARVFWMTGTGLSEEPSRSATLAALGARAKSGTTVFDLDWRPTLWREDPGPAYARALALATVAVGNAEECAVATGEGEPYAAARSLLAAGVELAVVKRGPDGVLAVHRDGTVAEVPPVAVDVVNGLGAGDAFGGALCHGLLAGWDLERVMRYANAAGAIVASRLACSTAMPYPDEVEEVLGRAGGV, encoded by the coding sequence ATGGGGCGGATCGGGGTGGACCTCTACCCCCTGACGACGGGGGTGCCACTCGCCGAGGCCGACACCTTCGGCAAGTTCCTGGGCGGCTCCCCGTCCAACGTGGCCGTCGCGGCGGCCCGGCTCGGCCGCCGGGTGGCGGTGGTCACCCGTACCGGCGCGGACCCTTTCGGCACCTACCTGCGCGCGGAACTGCGCCGTTTCGGCGTCGACGACCGCTGGACCACCGAGGTCGCGGGGCTCCCCACGCCGCTCACCTTCTGCGAGGTCTTCCCGCCCGACCGGTTCCCGCTCTACTTCTACCGCCTGCCGAAGGCCCCCGACCTGGAGATCTCGGCGCACGAGCTGGACCTGCCCGCGATCCGGGCGGCCCGGGTCTTCTGGATGACGGGGACCGGCCTGAGCGAGGAGCCGAGCCGCTCCGCCACCCTCGCGGCGCTCGGAGCCCGGGCGAAGTCCGGGACCACCGTCTTCGACCTGGACTGGCGGCCGACGCTGTGGCGGGAGGACCCGGGGCCGGCCTACGCACGGGCCCTGGCCCTGGCCACGGTGGCCGTCGGCAACGCGGAGGAGTGCGCCGTCGCCACCGGCGAGGGCGAACCGTACGCCGCGGCGCGGTCCCTGCTCGCCGCCGGAGTGGAGCTGGCGGTCGTCAAACGCGGCCCGGACGGCGTCCTCGCGGTGCACCGCGACGGCACGGTGGCCGAGGTGCCGCCGGTGGCGGTGGACGTGGTCAACGGCCTCGGCGCCGGGGACGCGTTCGGCGGGGCGCTGTGCCACGGGCTGCTCGCGGGATGGGACCTGGAACGGGTGATGCGGTACGCGAACGCGGCCGGGGCCATCGTGGCCTCCCGGCTGGCCTGCTCCACCGCGATGCCGTACCCCGACGAAGTGGAGGAGGTGCTCGGTCGTGCCGGTGGTGTCTGA
- a CDS encoding GNAT family N-acetyltransferase, giving the protein MDIRRARTVAELRAAEALFDGPARPEWSERFLAAPGHLMLIASVDGVPVGMVSGVEMSHPDKGTEMCLYELSVAEGHRRRGIGRALTLALAEEAAARGCYGMWVGVDTDNEAALATYGSAGALDEGLFTVRGWPLAAETP; this is encoded by the coding sequence GTGGACATCCGCCGGGCCCGTACCGTTGCCGAACTCCGTGCCGCCGAGGCCCTCTTCGACGGTCCCGCCCGTCCGGAGTGGTCGGAGCGGTTCCTCGCCGCACCGGGCCACCTGATGCTGATCGCCTCCGTGGACGGCGTACCGGTCGGCATGGTCTCCGGCGTCGAGATGAGCCACCCCGACAAGGGCACCGAGATGTGCCTGTACGAGCTCTCCGTGGCCGAGGGCCACCGCCGGCGCGGCATCGGGCGCGCGCTGACCCTGGCCCTCGCCGAGGAGGCCGCGGCGCGCGGCTGCTACGGCATGTGGGTGGGGGTGGACACGGACAACGAGGCCGCGCTCGCCACCTACGGTTCGGCCGGCGCCCTCGACGAGGGCCTGTTCACGGTGCGCGGCTGGCCGCTGGCCGCCGAGACCCCGTAG
- the iolB gene encoding 5-deoxy-glucuronate isomerase, with amino-acid sequence MEWTRLLVLQLEPGEVYAHPCGEAEWIVLPLSGGCTVHVRAGGHGAGGRAGGSAGGPVPGAPGGDGAHEPPGRVFELHGRKGVFDAVTDFAYLPRDAHAEVVSSAGGRFALAGARCERVLPARYGPAADVPVELRGAGSCSRQVNNFAAADAFPCDRLIAVEVLTPGGNWSSYPPHKHDEHHPGEESRLEEIYYFEIAPHGAVPGVGYQRVSPSPAGRTDILTEVRTGDAVLIPDGWHGPSIASPGHDMYYLNVMAGPGRTREWLIRDHPDHGWIRATWPGRATDPRLPFHPAETPR; translated from the coding sequence ATGGAGTGGACGAGGTTGCTGGTGCTCCAGCTGGAGCCGGGGGAGGTGTACGCGCACCCGTGCGGGGAGGCGGAGTGGATCGTCCTGCCGCTCTCCGGCGGCTGCACGGTGCACGTCCGCGCCGGCGGCCACGGCGCGGGAGGGCGCGCGGGAGGGAGCGCGGGCGGTCCGGTCCCGGGCGCCCCCGGCGGTGACGGCGCCCACGAACCGCCGGGCCGCGTCTTCGAACTGCACGGCCGGAAGGGGGTGTTCGACGCCGTCACCGACTTCGCCTACCTGCCCCGCGACGCGCACGCGGAGGTCGTCTCGTCCGCCGGCGGCCGCTTCGCGCTCGCCGGGGCGCGCTGCGAGCGGGTCCTGCCCGCGCGGTACGGCCCGGCCGCGGACGTGCCCGTCGAACTGCGCGGCGCGGGCAGCTGCTCCCGTCAGGTCAACAACTTCGCCGCCGCCGACGCCTTCCCCTGCGACCGGCTCATCGCCGTCGAGGTGCTCACCCCCGGCGGCAACTGGTCCTCGTACCCGCCCCACAAGCACGACGAGCACCACCCGGGCGAGGAGTCCCGGCTGGAGGAGATCTACTACTTCGAGATCGCCCCCCACGGCGCCGTCCCCGGCGTCGGCTACCAGCGCGTCAGCCCGTCCCCGGCCGGAAGGACCGACATCCTCACCGAGGTACGCACCGGCGACGCCGTGCTCATCCCCGACGGCTGGCACGGGCCGTCCATCGCCTCGCCCGGACACGACATGTACTACCTGAACGTGATGGCGGGCCCCGGCCGCACCCGCGAATGGCTCATCCGCGACCACCCCGACCACGGCTGGATCCGCGCCACCTGGCCCGGCCGGGCGACCGACCCCCGGCTGCCCTTCCACCCGGCGGAGACCCCCCGATGA